In Schizosaccharomyces osmophilus chromosome 1, complete sequence, the genomic window CACAATTAAATCTTCAGTTGGATGAAAAGCAGCACACATAACATAATGGGAATGGCCAGTCAAAATCGCTATACAGTTTCTTGATTGCCAGTTCCAAATACGGATCGTTTGATCATCCgaacaagaaagaatccaaGGGTATTCATGGTGAAAAGCACAAACACGGACATAATCCATGTGTCcacaaagagaaaataatAACTTCTTCGCTTTAAAATTCCATACATTAACTTTGTAATCATCACCACCAGAAACGAATAATGGTTGAGTAGGATGGAATGCAATTCCACGTACAGGACCATCATGTCCATCAAATCGATCTATGAGAGTTCCCATTCGATAATCCCACAATTGGATTCTACCATTGTGTAACGAAGTAAGGACCCAAGGCAGAGTCGGATGAAACGCGACCCCTTTGGCCCTAGAAGATTTAGATTCAAACTTAATTAGCATCTccattttatatttatttctttggagagtttgaaagaagatgCTAAACTCCCAGTTGTTTGTTGTTGTCAAGTTACCAACAGCCTTCAGTATGTGGTTGTGGTTTTACCGCGGGTATAGCGCGGTGAATCCCCGGCTGCTGTTTCTTTATAGCTTGATGAAGAGTTGTAAAGTTGTATAAAGTAAACTTTCAAGCAATAGTTAATGAAGTggtatatttattttgtaatGCGTATTAGTATTGGATGGATCATTCAATTTACATATCTAACTCAATgtttcgtaaacaaacgaaatgCTGTCTATAATAATTCAGAACATTAGCTTAGGCATTCAAGTTTACAAAGGTTAATGATATATTTTAGCTGTGACGAGAACAGACAGACTCATGATCTTTATCCAAAACGTAGTATTGTATTGACCATCTAAGATTACTGCCGTTCGACGCCCTTGTAgttgatttttattatacGTTTCATTTTACTAATTTAACCAAAGCGAAGAGTCTTTGCACACAGCAGCTTTCTTTCTGAATGTATAGCCTCAGTAAAACAGATCAATATTTATGTATGAACTGGAGTAAATGGATattatttgcaaaaaaattaagaaaattaaaagagaTGTGTTGGAATTAGGTTGCGAATTCTCCCTGCAAAGAAATTGCTGGTGAACCAAAAAGTGGTTTCAATATCATCATAGCATAAAACCGAGAGAAAGGCAAGCAGTTAAGAACCTTTAGCATATAGAAGACTAAGCAATAACACTAAGAAATATAAGGTTAGTTTACCGTTCTTAAACATAATTAAGCAAAGGTGTAACCATACCACATTCCAGGAGGTTTGGGTTGATACCACTGAGCTTTACTGGTAGTGACAGTAGGCTTAGAGGGAGCATtgttcatcaaagaaaaactagaCGTGTTGGTGTTGTTGTTCATAGCGTCCATATTGAagatgaatgaaaaagttcGTTTTGGGTCAAATAGTGAAAGCAGGTGTTGCggaaaacaaatcaaaCTTTGGATGGAGAATCACGTTTCAAAAGGCACTTATATATATTCCTTGTGAAAGTAACACCCTTAGTTGGTCCCGActctctttgttttcatttcaattcTGCTCCCATTCTTCTCAGACAAAGCGTTCCATTGTTCAGTTGAGTTCAAAGGATGTCCTTCTTTTATATCAAGAAACCTATTcataatgaatttttgaatgagattcctttccaaaaatataatggctttgtttattgaatttGCAAGTTGGATTCTCAGGATAATGATCCGggttttcaaatttgatAGGaacaataaagaaataataaagaaaaaagaagtttagcattttaatttttgcAACTATGTTCACAATATCATAAGTCAATAAATGAATTATATCTTTCATGGAGCATTTTCATGCCTAGCTCATCTTTGAGGAGCAAGGGTAGATGAGTTATAAAGTTTTTTGTCGTTTCCTAAATGTAAAATATTGAAATGCGAGAATAATAAGGACTGAATAGAACAAAAGGAACCGACATGCGTTCTTCTGTtgtattcctttttcatagAATTTTATTCACAAACTCTTTCGTAAAGTATCTTAAGATTGGATTGTCTTTCACATAGAAAATCCATAAAGAGGACGCAAAATTAAAGCCGACTTTTTTTCCGACAAttgtgttttgtttttaggTTCATATTCTTCTCATAATGccaaaaacagaaacacCGCAAACAGCATTAATAATTTCGAGCAACGACTTTTTCAGCGACGGCATGTAAAGCCTGTCGGGCAGGTGAATCCGGTATACACTGAAGGGCTTCGTGAGCTTTTAGTATGTAATCATTTGCCCACTTTACGGTGGCCTCTATGCCATCCGTACTTTCGACAAGTTCTCGTGCCTTTTTCACGTCCGAAGGACAATTAAAACGATTGATTACCATTGCACCCAGTTCCGGATACTGCTTCCAAGCAAATAATACAGGAGCGGTTGCGAGTCCCAAATTTAAATCTGCATTTGCAGCTTTTCCCAAGGTTTCGTCTTGGGACGTGTAGTCTAAAACATCATCCATCAACTGGAACGCAGTACCGACGTATCGACCATAATCGGCAGCAGCCTCAATGACAGTAGGAGAGCATTGACCCAGAATGGCAGCAGATTGGCagctttttgaaataagaCTAGCTGTTTTTAGGTAtgttttttcaatgtaGTAGTCAAAATGAAAGGGTTGTAGTTCTAAGCTATTTGTATCGGCCGTATTCttcaattgaagaaattcacCACGTACCAAGTCTGCAACGACCGTTGCGAACAACTCAGTAACTTTTGGGGTTCGCAGTCTAGCCATTGCCGTGGATGCTCTCccaagaataaaattcCCTGTCAAAACAGATTTTCGATTTCCAAAAGCTACATTACTGGAAGGATGTCCTCGACGGGAACTGGCATGATCAATTACATCGTCGTGCAACAAACTGGCTGTGTGGATCATTTCCGTGATTTGAGCTAATCGAAGCTGAGAAGGTAAAACCTGTCCAGTGGAGACGTGATCCGGAGCATcgtcttccaaaaaattcGACCCAACAATAGACTGGTCAATTCCACTGCATAGACTCGTTGCTTTCGACACCAACAGTACCAGGGAAGGTCTCATCTGCTTTCCCTGGGCTATGGTGTAATATCTAGAGCATTTTGAaagttcttcaaatttggaGGAAAGCAATTCTCGGATTCCTGGTGATACTTGCCTGagttcattttcaatgaGTCCGGTAAAATTGGCAGACTTGCTTGCCGCCCTAAATAATACTCTACAGCCTTGATTTCTCCAAGTCGATTTAAGTGATAGTTTCAATATCCCATTGTGAAgcatttcatttctttctgaAAAGAGTGAGTGTGCATATAAGAGGAAGGCTTTAGTTTCTACATATTTGGTGTGATCTTCCGAAAACTTCGTTTAGATAACCTTAAATTATAGACGAATTTTGTGTATGAGAAATGCAGCTACACAACAGATAGGTAACAATGCTACCGCCGACTTAGAACGAAAACATTAGGGGACCCAAGGCTCCGCTTAGCAACTACTCTGGAGTCACGAAGAAGCTGGGAGTATGGAAGCGAGTTCTGAATTAGATAGAATACTTCCAATTGCTTCTAGAGCATTATTATGTGAGGGAAACAAAGATTGGACCTTGGCGTATGTAAATTACTGTAAAGTGATAGAGgagatgaaaaaattttcgGAAATGCGTATCCGCCAAGGACTTGCACCGTTAAAAGGAGCAGAAGAGTGTTCCTGGAATGGACTTTACGATAATTGCGTTAACAAGGCCGGAAGGCTACGGAGGCTAATTTTGGAAACGGAAATGGAAAGGCAAAATTTCCAAGTCGCACCAAAAATAGCGCAAAAAAAGTCGTCGATTGACTATCAAATACCTGGTCCAAGCCGTGCGCATACGCCTTTGCAGCATTCTATGAGTGGCCGAATGATATATAAGCAGCCAAGAGGTGTAAAGTCGGaaacaaacatttcaaCGACTCCTCGTTCTTATGGATCAGCATATTCCCCTCCTTCAGCTTCTGCATCATTCGCCGcaacttcttcttttgggAATTCCTCTCATTTTAATTCCGCATTAAAGCGCTCGCCTGGAGTTGCTAAAACGGAGGaccctttttcttctttcaattcatcGGCTGTAAAGCCATCTGATTCCACTCGGGCAAATACTACAGGCTCGCCGTTCTCTCTTTCGGGCTCACCAGAATTAACGAGTCAAACGAACCCATTTATTTCAGCAAAGTCTCATCCCTTGCCCAATCCTCCTCCTATGCAGCGCACTGCCTCTTCGTTTTGCATACCACTTCCTAGAAAAGGTACTTTTATTCCTGCCCAGCCTTTAGCTTCGCCACCACCTCCCCCAAAGTCCACATCCTATACCTCGGCAACATATCCTGTATCTCCGTTTGATCGACAAACCTATATGAATAATTCAAAATCATATTCATCTGATACCAATCCGTTTATTACCAACGGGACTCCCAACGACGTCAACGACTTCACTCCTACTCCGCCTTCTTCAAGCGATATTAAATCTTCGCCTACAACATCACCAGTTGATCCAAATGATTCTCCATTGATAAAGCAAATAGCTGGACAGGATCAACAGTCGACCACACCTTCAGCCTCTACTGCTCAGCCTGATAATCTCCAAAACAACAATCAACAAAGTGATTTTGAATCTGCCATCATGAGCGAAATTGTTGCAAATCACGATCCAGTTTATTGGTCAGATATTGCGGGGTTAGAAGAAGCTAAAAACTCTTTGAAAGAAGCTGTCATCTACCCATTTTTGCGACCAGAATTATTCAAAGGTCTTCGCGAACCTGTTCAAGGCATGTTGCTATTCGGACCTCCGGGAACCGGTAAGACTATGCTTGCTCGTGCTGTTGCTACGGAAGCCAAAGCAACTTTTTTCTCAATCTCGGCTTCTTCCTTGATGTCAAAATATGTATGTAATTGGtttagctttttctttattccttcttttctctaACACGTCTTTAGCTCGGTGAATCTGAAAAGCTCGTTCGGGCCCTGTTTGAAGTTGCAAAACGCCAAACTTGCAGTGTCATATTCGTGGATGAAATagattcaattctttctgcACGAAGTGATAGCGGTAACGAACACGAGAGTTCGAGAAGATTGAAGACTGAATTTTTAATTCAGTGGTCTTCTCTTTCTAATGCGGCTCCTGAAAAAGCTACAGGCAATTCTCCTCGAGTGTTGGTCCTCGCTGCAACAAATCTTCCATGGTGCATTGATGAGGCAGCACGTCGTCGTTTTGTGAAGCGAACTTATATCCCCTTGCCTGAACCAGAGACGCGTCATAAGCATCTTTCTCATTTGCTACATAATCAAGTACATGGTCTAACGAATGAGGACTTGAATGAACTTGTTGAGTTAACTGAAGGtaagttttaaaaaacaaatgtgAGTTGTGAGTTGTCGCTAATTAAATTTAGGTTACTCGGGATCCGACATAACCGCTTTGGCTAAAGATGCTGCAATGGGTCCTTTGCGAAACCTGGGTGAGGCTTTATTAACGACTAGTGCCGAACATATCCCACCTATAGATATTAATCATTTCAAAGCTAGCTTGAAGACAATTCGACCTAGTGTTTCCTCAGAAGGTATTTACCGTTACGAAGAATGGAATCACCAATTCGGTTCTCAACGCTGAGGCTAATTTTCACCATCATTTGAATCATTTGAGAGAGGACTTTTCTGCTTTGATATTTAAGATATGTCCTCTTGATACAAgctatttatttatcttttcacCATTGAAACCAAGttcccttcttttctttgttaatCCTTAAGATGTTAAGAGTTTTAATTATCTGTGTACACTCAATCTCTgtcgcttttcttttgcattccGTCATATACCATTATACATTTCGAGGGCCTTTACTGTAAACAGACAACggttttattatttaattttttcattgatACCTCATAATTCTGATTTGAGAATaatacttttgaaaataacaaCGCATATTGTCATCTTAACCTCTTTATCTTGCATTCTTTTGATGCCTTACTTTTACCTACCAAATTGCTTAATTCATTATTATTTTGGAATATTGAATGAAGTATACGTACCTAATTATTGTTATTTAAACTAAATCAATTgtaatttataaaatttactctttttggaagaatgaTGTTGGTTACAAGTAAAGCCATGCAGGAACTCTCAATTGTAAGAATGCTATGTAACTCGATACTCCTTTAGCTTAAGAACGATCGAATTCAATTAGAATTAAACCCTTCTATTGAGCATTTAACTGTTTATAATCTTACTTGTTTTGTAAAGTACTCGAAGAAACTTCAGTAAACGGCTGTCACCAAGTGTTACTCATAGCAAGTCTACAGGGTAATTGAATGATTCTTCTACGTGGTAGGTAAAAATCAGCTGTAATTGAGAATTCAAGGAGAGAGgttgcttttttaatttttttttattcttataGGCATTAGTTTCTTGATCAAAAATTTGGGATCGTGATGGTTCCTAAGATCTTTCAATCTAGTCGCCAGAAGGCATTTAAGAAGAGTGAAACAAGTGAATTACAGAAGGGATTAGTTTCTCAATATGCAGGTGAGCGAATTGACGCTGTCAAGAGGACAATAGCGGCCATGACCGTCGGTAAAGACGTCTCCAATTTGTTTCCGGACGTGTTGAAGAATTTAGCAACCCGAGACGTaacattgaagaaattggtgtatttgtatttgatCAACTATGCAAAGACGCATCCCGATTTGTGTATTCTTGCCGTGAACACTTTCGTTAAAGATTCAGAAGAATATAATCCCACTGTTCGGGCTTTGGCAATTCGAACCATGGGTTGTATACGTGTTACCAAAATCATTGACTACTTAGCACACCCTTTACGAAAAGCATTAAAAGATGATCATCCATATGTCCGCAAAACGGCTGCCGTATGTGTTGTAAAAATGTTCGAATTAGACCCTGAATATTGTTCTTCCAATGGTTTTATATCCCAACTTCAGGCATTAGTTACGGACCCTAATCCGGCCGTCGTTACTAATGCAGTTAGATCGCTTGCGGAAATCCATGATTGTGAACCCGAAAAGGGTTATTTCAATTTGGTATATACAATGACCGATCGGTTGATTGTAGCGTTGAGTGAATGCAATGAATGGGGAAGAATAACCATTCTTTCCGCTCTCTCTCGATTGCGTACCACCGACGTTAAAGAAGCGGAGTTTATCTGTGAACGTGTTATTCCTCAATTTCAACATGCCAACAGTGGTGTAGTGCTGGCTGCCGTGAAAGTGATTATGATTcatatttcattattttctgAAGAATTTAGAACCcttttatacaaaaaaatggCACCTCCTCTCCTTACACTTTTGTCCGCTGATCCAGAAATTCAGTATGTTGCATTGCGGAATATCAATTTgatccttcaaaaacaaccgGACGTTTTTGAGAGAGGCACTCGCgtctttttctgtaaataTAATGATCCTCTTTACATCAAACTtgagaaattgaaaattattACAATGCTTGCATGCGAGGAGAATATAAATGAGACACTTTCTGAACTTCGTACTTATGCTTCAGAAGTAGACCTAGAATTTGTCAAACAGACAATCAAGTCGTTGGGTGACGTTGCACTGAAGGTTCCGAGTATTATTAATGATTGTATTGCTGTGTTTTTAGAGATTTTTGAGGTTAACATCAGCTACATGGTTCAAGAAGTTATGGTTGTTATGGAGACAATTTTACGACAATATCCTAAAAAGGTACAACTTTTGCTTCCTTATCTTGAAAAAGTGCTAGAGGAACTTGGAGACCCTCGAGCTCGTGCCAGTATGGCTTGGATATTGGGTGAATTTTGCAATTCTATTGGTAACTCCACTCAGCTGCTTTATGAGATGGTGTCTTCTATCTCCCAGGAAGATTTACAGGTGCAGCTTGCTCTATTAACAGCCACTGTCAAGTTGAATCTTATCATGCGTAATGGTGAATCTGAAGCactcttgaaaaaaatattttcttatGCAACAAATGTATCTAGCAATCAAGACTTGCGGGATCGGGCTTTCATGTATCAGCGATTAATGACttccaaaaatttagaTACGGCTACTTCTATTGTTTGCTCGCAAAAACCCACTGTCGAACATG contains:
- the knk1 gene encoding AAA family ATPase kink, Knk1; this translates as MEASSELDRILPIASRALLCEGNKDWTLAYVNYCKVIEEMKKFSEMRIRQGLAPLKGAEECSWNGLYDNCVNKAGRLRRLILETEMERQNFQVAPKIAQKKSSIDYQIPGPSRAHTPLQHSMSGRMIYKQPRGVKSETNISTTPRSYGSAYSPPSASASFAATSSFGNSSHFNSALKRSPGVAKTEDPFSSFNSSAVKPSDSTRANTTGSPFSLSGSPELTSQTNPFISAKSHPLPNPPPMQRTASSFCIPLPRKGTFIPAQPLASPPPPPKSTSYTSATYPVSPFDRQTYMNNSKSYSSDTNPFITNGTPNDVNDFTPTPPSSSDIKSSPTTSPVDPNDSPLIKQIAGQDQQSTTPSASTAQPDNLQNNNQQSDFESAIMSEIVANHDPVYWSDIAGLEEAKNSLKEAVIYPFLRPELFKGLREPVQGMLLFGPPGTGKTMLARAVATEAKATFFSISASSLMSKYLGESEKLVRALFEVAKRQTCSVIFVDEIDSILSARSDSGNEHESSRRLKTEFLIQWSSLSNAAPEKATGNSPRVLVLAATNLPWCIDEAARRRFVKRTYIPLPEPETRHKHLSHLLHNQVHGLTNEDLNELVELTEGYSGSDITALAKDAAMGPLRNLGEALLTTSAEHIPPIDINHFKASLKTIRPSVSSEGIYRYEEWNHQFGSQR
- the dps1 gene encoding decaprenyl diphosphate synthase subunit Dps1, producing the protein MLHNGILKLSLKSTWRNQGCRVLFRAASKSANFTGLIENELRQVSPGIRELLSSKFEELSKCSRYYTIAQGKQMRPSLVLLVSKATSLCSGIDQSIVGSNFLEDDAPDHVSTGQVLPSQLRLAQITEMIHTASLLHDDVIDHASSRRGHPSSNVAFGNRKSVLTGNFILGRASTAMARLRTPKVTELFATVVADLVRGEFLQLKNTADTNSLELQPFHFDYYIEKTYLKTASLISKSCQSAAILGQCSPTVIEAAADYGRYVGTAFQLMDDVLDYTSQDETLGKAANADLNLGLATAPVLFAWKQYPELGAMVINRFNCPSDVKKARELVESTDGIEATVKWANDYILKAHEALQCIPDSPARQALHAVAEKVVARNY
- the apl2 gene encoding AP-1 adaptor complex beta subunit Apl2 gives rise to the protein MVPKIFQSSRQKAFKKSETSELQKGLVSQYAGERIDAVKRTIAAMTVGKDVSNLFPDVLKNLATRDVTLKKLVYLYLINYAKTHPDLCILAVNTFVKDSEEYNPTVRALAIRTMGCIRVTKIIDYLAHPLRKALKDDHPYVRKTAAVCVVKMFELDPEYCSSNGFISQLQALVTDPNPAVVTNAVRSLAEIHDCEPEKGYFNLVYTMTDRLIVALSECNEWGRITILSALSRLRTTDVKEAEFICERVIPQFQHANSGVVLAAVKVIMIHISLFSEEFRTLLYKKMAPPLLTLLSADPEIQYVALRNINLILQKQPDVFERGTRVFFCKYNDPLYIKLEKLKIITMLACEENINETLSELRTYASEVDLEFVKQTIKSLGDVALKVPSIINDCIAVFLEIFEVNISYMVQEVMVVMETILRQYPKKVQLLLPYLEKVLEELGDPRARASMAWILGEFCNSIGNSTQLLYEMVSSISQEDLQVQLALLTATVKLNLIMRNGESEALLKKIFSYATNVSSNQDLRDRAFMYQRLMTSKNLDTATSIVCSQKPTVEHDTKLPRLLLETLLSEMTTLASVYHKLPESFIGQGKFGADALQQRAVEELNVDEENNQTAIEKGANVENLLDLDFGGQGTATPTESTASPSISNNALDLFMSVESSAPSNQPPTAGHSRSATEDLLGL